The proteins below are encoded in one region of Paenibacillus sp. YYML68:
- a CDS encoding slipin family protein, whose amino-acid sequence MFTTVTIQADQRGLLFHKGSYVRTLQPGAYRYIKWSQHTVVVMNVTKPFVVEGKDVQLFLHDVDLRRELDLVRVADHEYVLHYEDGQFVQLLKPGVYAYWNVLRKHTFVHLDIRKPELPPEVDRSIVPKLAVYVQSCEIASHETGFLFYDHVLQRELSPGKYYYWKSSVSIMVKTIDLRQQQMDLIGQEMMTEDKVTLRLNFVCQYKIVEPLRVLERKSFDEQIHIQLQLMLREYVGTLKLDDLLKRKEDIAQFVLSRMREKGGELGVQFLNAGVKDVILPGEMKDILNTVLLAEKKAQANLITRREETASTRSLLNTAKLMDENETLFRLKELEFLEKICEKIGSISVTGGGDLLARLGSLLGERKAADK is encoded by the coding sequence TCCCAGCACACCGTAGTCGTGATGAATGTGACGAAGCCGTTCGTCGTCGAAGGCAAGGACGTGCAGCTGTTCCTGCACGATGTAGACCTGAGGCGCGAGCTCGACCTCGTCCGGGTAGCGGACCACGAGTACGTGCTGCACTACGAGGACGGCCAATTCGTACAGCTATTGAAGCCAGGTGTCTACGCGTACTGGAACGTGCTGAGGAAGCATACGTTCGTGCATCTCGACATCCGTAAGCCGGAGCTGCCTCCCGAGGTTGACCGTTCGATCGTACCGAAGCTGGCGGTCTATGTGCAGAGCTGTGAGATTGCGAGTCACGAGACGGGCTTCCTGTTCTACGATCATGTGCTGCAGCGCGAGCTGTCTCCGGGCAAGTACTATTATTGGAAGAGCTCGGTCTCGATTATGGTCAAGACGATCGATCTCAGACAGCAGCAGATGGACCTGATCGGTCAGGAGATGATGACGGAGGACAAGGTGACGCTGCGACTGAATTTTGTATGCCAATACAAGATCGTCGAGCCGCTGCGGGTGCTGGAGCGCAAGTCGTTCGATGAGCAGATCCATATTCAGCTGCAGCTTATGCTTCGGGAATATGTGGGCACGCTGAAGCTAGACGACCTGTTGAAGCGCAAGGAGGATATCGCCCAGTTCGTGCTGTCCCGCATGCGTGAGAAGGGGGGCGAGCTCGGCGTGCAGTTCCTGAACGCGGGGGTGAAGGACGTCATCCTGCCGGGGGAGATGAAGGACATATTGAACACCGTCCTGCTCGCGGAGAAGAAGGCTCAAGCGAATCTGATCACGCGCCGCGAGGAGACGGCCTCCACCCGGAGCCTGCTCAATACGGCGAAGCTGATGGATGAGAATGAGACGCTGTTCCGATTGAAGGAGCTCGAGTTTCTGGAGAAAATATGCGAGAAGATCGGCTCCATCTCGGTGACGGGCGGGGGAGACCTGCTCGCGCGGCTAGGCTCACTCCTCGGGGAGAGGAAGGCGGCAGATAAGTAG
- a CDS encoding DUF4885 family protein has translation MTIPSTHSSFASLHVSSTSLSKQPGPSARTESTNDTVVQSRNKRYSDQDRITQKMDEHYQRMNQQNMSFSNPANHIADKYQNPLSPFFKKNMTEQERRIAASNEFAYLKHGKLNTYDMGDYILREERPINVIVESEIDKAYNRQQVNGQLKQLLDKNSVHIPDGVKLTFTIDPNNYRLMVSGTEDEDLRSQLELVLNSGRNSKELFFHIIGSRAPDSEQFTQEKYEKFNLVRNIQTVTGYHLKDLSVVNGKFVTEDGSDIFDIFVKSYGNHPYTSKQDAAHAAAYYGPILDSLARRGFDAIPDLILSVNYENGSLYDIGQSLNYGTGRTSWIDELKEQLGVS, from the coding sequence ATGACGATTCCATCCACCCACTCATCTTTCGCCTCACTACATGTAAGCAGCACCTCATTATCAAAACAACCAGGTCCCTCCGCTCGCACAGAATCTACTAACGATACGGTCGTTCAAAGTCGTAACAAGCGCTACAGCGATCAGGACCGAATAACGCAAAAAATGGATGAGCACTACCAAAGGATGAATCAGCAAAATATGAGCTTCTCGAATCCGGCTAATCATATAGCGGATAAATACCAGAATCCACTATCTCCCTTCTTCAAGAAGAACATGACCGAGCAAGAAAGACGTATTGCCGCCAGTAATGAATTTGCATATCTCAAGCACGGCAAGTTAAACACATACGACATGGGGGATTACATCTTACGTGAAGAACGACCCATCAACGTGATCGTAGAGTCTGAGATAGATAAGGCTTACAATCGGCAACAAGTGAATGGGCAGCTGAAGCAGCTACTGGACAAGAACAGCGTTCACATACCTGATGGTGTGAAGCTGACGTTCACTATTGATCCCAATAACTATCGGCTTATGGTCAGCGGGACGGAGGATGAAGACCTTCGCAGTCAATTGGAGCTAGTACTAAATTCCGGTCGGAATTCCAAGGAGTTATTTTTCCATATTATAGGAAGTCGCGCGCCAGATTCAGAGCAATTTACACAGGAGAAGTATGAGAAATTCAACCTCGTTCGCAACATTCAGACGGTTACCGGCTATCACCTTAAAGATTTGTCCGTTGTTAATGGAAAGTTCGTTACGGAGGATGGAAGCGATATTTTTGACATTTTCGTAAAATCGTACGGCAATCATCCGTATACTTCGAAACAAGATGCTGCCCATGCCGCCGCCTATTATGGACCGATCCTGGATTCACTTGCAAGAAGAGGCTTCGATGCTATACCCGACCTCATTCTGTCCGTGAACTATGAGAACGGCTCTCTATATGACATCGGGCAGAGCTTGAATTATGGCACAGGGCGAACGAGCTGGATCGACGAGTTAAAGGAACAGCTGGGTGTCAGCTGA